A portion of the Streptomyces erythrochromogenes genome contains these proteins:
- a CDS encoding maleylpyruvate isomerase family mycothiol-dependent enzyme codes for MEITEYVKTLAREGELLAEVAERSGTDAFVPSCPGWHVTDLLRHTGSVHRWAAGYVGERQLDPTGFPEAPELVGGELLAWFREGHADLVRTLTEAPADVQCWTFLPTAPPSPLAFWARRQAHETTVHRMDAEGALGVAFSPLAPEFAEDGVDELLTGFHARPRSRVRTPEPRTMRIRAADTGAAWTVHLSPAPARTVLGDTGDPVDCEVTGEAAWLYAALWNRLPLAGPGVTGDLSLAALWTETAGI; via the coding sequence ATGGAGATCACTGAGTACGTGAAGACCCTCGCCCGGGAGGGCGAGCTGCTCGCGGAGGTGGCGGAACGGTCCGGTACGGACGCCTTCGTCCCCTCCTGTCCGGGCTGGCACGTCACCGACCTGCTGCGGCACACCGGGTCGGTGCACCGCTGGGCCGCCGGGTACGTCGGGGAGCGGCAGCTGGACCCGACGGGCTTCCCGGAGGCGCCCGAGCTGGTCGGCGGCGAGCTCCTGGCATGGTTCCGGGAGGGCCACGCGGACCTGGTGCGGACGCTGACCGAGGCTCCGGCCGACGTGCAGTGCTGGACCTTCCTCCCGACCGCCCCGCCGTCGCCGCTGGCGTTCTGGGCCCGGCGCCAGGCCCACGAGACCACCGTGCACCGGATGGACGCGGAGGGCGCGCTGGGCGTCGCCTTCTCCCCGTTGGCGCCGGAGTTCGCGGAGGACGGGGTGGACGAACTGCTCACCGGCTTCCACGCGCGGCCGCGCAGCCGGGTGCGGACCCCGGAGCCGCGGACGATGCGGATCCGCGCCGCCGACACGGGCGCGGCCTGGACCGTACACCTGTCGCCGGCACCGGCGCGCACGGTACTGGGCGACACGGGCGACCCGGTCGACTGCGAGGTGACGGGCGAGGCGGCCTGGCTGTACGCGGCGCTGTGGAACCGGCTGCCGCTGGCGGGTCCGGGAGTGACGGGCGACCTGTCGCTGGCCGCACTGTGGACGGAGACGGCCGGAATCTGA
- a CDS encoding alpha-ketoglutarate-dependent dioxygenase AlkB family protein: MDGELFARERTVIAPGAVHVPDWLGARRQGELLAACREWARPPAGLRTVRTPGGGVMTARQVCLGLHWYPYGYARTAVDGDGEPVKPMPDWLAELGREAVAAAYGVPPDPGAAAYDIALINFYGGDSRMGMHRDAEEKSPAPVVSLSLGDSCLFRFGNTDSRGRPYRDVELRSGDLFVFGGPSRSAYHGVPKVLPGTGPRALGLTGRLNITLRVGGLG, translated from the coding sequence ATGGACGGGGAACTCTTCGCGCGCGAGCGGACCGTGATCGCCCCCGGCGCGGTGCACGTGCCCGACTGGCTCGGGGCCCGCCGGCAGGGCGAGTTGCTGGCGGCCTGCCGCGAGTGGGCCCGACCGCCGGCCGGCCTGCGCACCGTCCGCACCCCGGGCGGCGGGGTGATGACCGCCCGGCAGGTGTGCCTGGGCCTGCACTGGTACCCGTACGGTTACGCCCGCACCGCCGTCGACGGGGACGGGGAACCGGTCAAGCCGATGCCGGACTGGCTCGCCGAGCTGGGGCGGGAGGCGGTGGCCGCCGCCTACGGGGTGCCCCCCGATCCCGGTGCGGCCGCCTACGACATCGCGCTGATCAACTTCTACGGCGGGGACTCCCGCATGGGCATGCACCGCGACGCGGAGGAGAAGTCCCCGGCGCCGGTGGTCTCGCTCAGCCTCGGCGACAGCTGCCTCTTCCGCTTCGGGAACACCGACTCCCGCGGGCGCCCGTACCGGGACGTCGAGCTGCGCAGCGGGGACCTCTTCGTCTTCGGCGGCCCCAGCCGGTCGGCCTACCACGGGGTGCCGAAGGTCCTGCCGGGCACGGGTCCGCGGGCACTCGGGCTGACCGGGCGGCTCAACATCACGCTGCGGGTCGGCGGGCTGGGCTGA
- a CDS encoding ROK family protein — translation MNGNGAPPRVGDATTPSVSSTGARTKLERGRGALGPALELVHTGRAPTRAVLTAELGVTRATAGAVAAELEALGLIRVDSRPGASGGAGGTGGGQGRPSHRLSVAEDGPVALAAQVHSDGFRAALVGLGGRIVATAPGKVTVSADPAQVLGAVVRAGAELLADSGRRCVGAGLAVPSAVAEPDGTALNPLHLAWPAGSPVRDIFAECVKDAGIDGPALTGNDVNLAALAEHRHGAGRSAQHLLCVATGHRGVGGALVLDGRLHSGSSGLALEVGHLTVNPEGRACHCGGRGCLDVEADPLAFLTAAGRSPGPEVSLLQQARDLLREEPEEPAVRAATEELIDRLGLGLAGLVNILNPDRIILGGLHRELLYADPERLRAVVADRSLWGRSGGVPILPCTLDHNSLVGAAELAWQPVLDDPLGALA, via the coding sequence ATGAACGGCAACGGGGCCCCGCCGCGGGTGGGGGATGCGACCACGCCATCGGTGTCGAGCACGGGCGCGCGGACCAAACTGGAACGGGGTCGCGGCGCGCTCGGGCCGGCGCTGGAGCTCGTCCACACCGGCCGCGCCCCGACCCGTGCGGTCCTGACGGCCGAGCTGGGGGTCACCCGCGCCACCGCCGGCGCGGTCGCGGCCGAGCTGGAGGCGCTCGGGCTGATCCGGGTCGACTCCCGCCCCGGAGCCTCGGGCGGTGCCGGCGGCACCGGCGGAGGCCAGGGCCGCCCGTCGCACCGCCTCTCGGTGGCCGAGGACGGGCCGGTGGCGCTCGCCGCCCAGGTGCACTCGGACGGCTTCCGGGCCGCCCTGGTGGGCCTCGGCGGCCGGATCGTGGCCACCGCCCCCGGCAAGGTCACCGTCTCCGCCGATCCGGCCCAGGTGCTCGGCGCGGTCGTGCGGGCGGGCGCGGAACTGCTCGCGGACAGCGGCCGCCGCTGCGTCGGAGCCGGGCTCGCGGTCCCGTCGGCGGTCGCCGAGCCGGACGGCACGGCGCTGAACCCGCTGCACCTGGCCTGGCCGGCCGGTTCACCCGTACGGGACATCTTCGCCGAGTGCGTGAAGGACGCCGGGATCGACGGCCCGGCCCTGACCGGGAACGACGTCAACCTGGCGGCGCTCGCCGAGCACCGGCACGGGGCCGGGCGCAGCGCGCAGCACCTGCTGTGCGTGGCCACCGGGCACCGCGGGGTCGGCGGGGCCCTGGTGCTGGACGGCCGCCTGCACAGCGGCAGTTCGGGCCTGGCCCTGGAGGTCGGCCACCTCACCGTGAACCCCGAGGGGCGGGCCTGCCACTGCGGCGGCCGCGGCTGCCTGGACGTGGAGGCGGACCCGCTGGCCTTCCTCACCGCGGCGGGCCGCAGCCCCGGCCCCGAGGTGTCGCTGCTGCAGCAGGCCCGTGACCTGCTGCGCGAGGAACCGGAGGAGCCGGCCGTACGGGCGGCCACGGAGGAGCTGATCGACCGGCTCGGCCTGGGCCTCGCGGGCCTGGTGAACATCCTGAACCCGGACCGGATCATCCTGGGCGGGCTGCACCGGGAACTGCTGTACGCGGACCCGGAGCGGCTCCGGGCGGTCGTCGCGGACCGCAGCCTGTGGGGACGCAGCGGCGGCGTGCCGATCCTGCCGTGCACCCTGGACCACAACAGCCTGGTCGGCGCGGCGGAACTGGCCTGGCAGCCGGTGCTCGACGACCCGCTGGGAGCCCTCGCCTGA
- a CDS encoding ATP-binding protein produces MISHSRRHCVVELQALPSRIGQIRRIVSAQLRHWQLDPLIDRAALGVTELLGNVHRHAQPDKTCVVEIELRLGRLTVSVIDSDPRLPVLRPAQAGPLETSGRGLALVEALSEAWGVRERSDGPGKAVWFSLTAAPAPVAPTLPVSIAARPVPEPARTVVVAVDPGTVPAALPAPSPVAVRPG; encoded by the coding sequence GTGATCAGTCATTCCCGCAGGCACTGCGTCGTCGAACTGCAGGCCTTGCCGTCGCGGATCGGCCAAATCCGCAGAATCGTCTCGGCCCAGCTGCGCCACTGGCAGCTCGATCCGCTCATAGACCGGGCTGCGCTCGGCGTGACGGAGCTGCTGGGCAACGTCCACCGCCACGCGCAGCCGGACAAGACCTGCGTCGTCGAGATCGAGCTGCGGCTCGGGCGACTGACGGTCTCGGTCATCGACAGCGATCCGCGGCTTCCGGTGCTGCGCCCGGCACAGGCCGGGCCTCTGGAGACCAGCGGACGCGGGCTCGCCCTCGTGGAGGCCCTCAGCGAGGCCTGGGGGGTGCGCGAACGGTCCGACGGACCCGGCAAGGCCGTCTGGTTCTCCCTGACGGCGGCACCCGCGCCGGTGGCGCCGACGCTCCCGGTCTCGATCGCGGCCAGGCCCGTACCGGAACCCGCGCGCACGGTCGTCGTGGCCGTCGATCCGGGCACCGTCCCGGCCGCGCTGCCCGCGCCCTCGCCGGTCGCCGTCCGCCCCGGCTGA
- the cds1 gene encoding L-cysteine desulfhydrase Cds1: MSTTGTTGITGTGTTTGTTATTVDVDRSDADYRAWLKEAVRKVQADANRSADTHLLKFPLPEAWGIDLYLKDESTHPTGSLKHRLARSLFLYALCNGWVRPGRPVIEASSGSTAVSEAYFAKLIGVPFIAVMPRTTSPEKCRLIEFHGGECHFVDDPMKMYEESAELAARTGGHYMDQFTYAERATDWRGNNNIAESMYQQLKLERFPEPAWIVATAGTGGTSATIARYVHYMQHDTRICVPDPENSCFFEGWTRNDPDASSDCGSRIEGIGRPRMEPSFVPGAIDRMMKVPDAASVAACRALETAIGRKAGGSTGTGLWSALKIVSEMVAEGRTGSVVTLLCDPGDRYLDKYYSDEWVAAQGLDLAPYAKTLDTLLTTGVWREPTA; encoded by the coding sequence ATGAGCACCACCGGCACTACCGGCATCACCGGCACCGGAACCACCACCGGTACGACCGCCACGACCGTCGATGTCGACCGCAGCGACGCGGACTACCGCGCCTGGCTGAAAGAGGCCGTGCGCAAGGTCCAGGCCGACGCGAACCGCTCGGCGGACACGCACCTGCTGAAGTTCCCGCTCCCCGAGGCGTGGGGCATCGACCTCTACCTCAAGGACGAGTCCACGCACCCGACGGGCTCCCTCAAGCACCGCCTCGCGCGCTCGCTGTTCCTCTACGCGCTCTGCAACGGCTGGGTCCGGCCGGGCCGCCCCGTCATCGAGGCCTCGTCCGGCTCGACCGCCGTCTCCGAGGCGTACTTCGCCAAGCTGATCGGTGTCCCGTTCATCGCCGTCATGCCGCGCACGACCAGCCCGGAGAAGTGTCGGCTGATCGAATTCCACGGCGGCGAATGCCACTTCGTGGACGACCCGATGAAGATGTACGAGGAGTCGGCGGAGCTCGCCGCCCGCACCGGCGGGCACTACATGGACCAGTTCACGTACGCGGAGCGGGCCACCGACTGGCGCGGCAACAACAACATCGCGGAGTCGATGTACCAGCAGCTCAAGCTGGAACGTTTCCCCGAGCCCGCCTGGATCGTGGCGACCGCCGGGACCGGCGGCACCTCGGCGACCATCGCGCGCTACGTGCACTACATGCAGCACGACACCCGCATCTGCGTGCCGGACCCGGAGAACTCCTGCTTCTTCGAGGGCTGGACCCGCAACGACCCGGACGCGAGCAGCGATTGCGGCTCGCGCATCGAGGGCATCGGCCGCCCGCGGATGGAACCGAGCTTCGTGCCCGGCGCCATCGACCGGATGATGAAGGTCCCGGACGCGGCGAGCGTCGCCGCCTGCCGCGCGCTGGAGACGGCCATAGGGCGCAAGGCGGGCGGCTCGACCGGCACCGGCCTGTGGAGCGCCCTGAAGATCGTCTCGGAGATGGTGGCGGAGGGCCGGACCGGAAGTGTCGTCACCCTGCTGTGCGACCCGGGCGACCGCTACCTGGACAAGTACTACTCCGACGAGTGGGTGGCGGCGCAGGGGCTCGACCTCGCCCCGTACGCGAAGACCCTCGACACGCTGCTGACGACCGGCGTCTGGCGCGAACCGACCGCCTGA
- a CDS encoding SRPBCC family protein produces MARRLRPVGLDFIDDAPVRLVFAAEAAAPPEAVYQALAEEVEGWPGWFRAVTLARPTYGGGGREIKLLGGVRMEETIMAADPEKRYAYRVDTTNAPGVRALLEEWRLTPAGSGTHVRWTFAADGPAAFRLALTVARPGLGHSFRTAVRTLDARLSARRATGR; encoded by the coding sequence ATGGCTCGCCGACTCCGCCCGGTGGGGCTGGACTTCATCGACGACGCGCCCGTCCGGCTGGTGTTCGCCGCCGAGGCCGCGGCGCCGCCCGAGGCCGTGTACCAGGCGCTCGCCGAGGAAGTGGAGGGCTGGCCCGGCTGGTTCAGGGCGGTGACGCTGGCCCGCCCCACGTACGGCGGGGGCGGTCGCGAGATCAAGCTGCTGGGCGGGGTGCGCATGGAGGAGACGATCATGGCCGCGGATCCCGAGAAGCGTTACGCGTACCGGGTCGACACCACCAACGCCCCCGGGGTGCGGGCCCTGCTGGAGGAGTGGCGGCTGACTCCGGCCGGCTCGGGTACGCACGTCCGCTGGACCTTCGCCGCGGACGGCCCGGCCGCGTTCCGCCTGGCCCTGACCGTGGCCCGCCCGGGCCTGGGCCACTCCTTCCGCACGGCGGTCCGCACCTTGGACGCCCGCCTCAGCGCCCGCCGCGCCACGGGGCGTTGA
- a CDS encoding right-handed parallel beta-helix repeat-containing protein, whose protein sequence is MVQGTVQVTHGGSSRWRRRSGEYPTLTAALAVAGDGDVLSIAPGTYRENLVLHHAVTLRGPEDGSGSVRIAPLDGVALTLRASAVVQDLHLEGQDRAAPALLVEDGSPELTDLRVSTHSAAGIEVRGPGARPLVRRCTVENPAGVGIAVLDGGGGVFEECEVVASGQTGFSVRGGGRPRLERCRIHHSTGAGIAVTGEGSGLEALGCEVYEVRGAGVQIAARAAARLTDCAVHRTTADGVTLDTDAVLTLAGCDIHDIPENAVDLRSRSVLTLSRTSVRRFGRNGLSVWDPGTRVDAESCEIHDSTGDYPAVWVSDGATASLDSCRVHDVPDALFVLDRGSAVEVTDSDLSQVRNTAVSVSDGATARLDDCRIREAGTGAWFRDHGSGGTLAGCTIDAVQTGVIVTKGADPALEQCTVTSPAEAGFYVSAGGRGTFTACRVTDSSGFGFHVLDGCRTTLTRCHTERCARGGYEFPEDGPVVEECTGDGSGPRQAAQPAPGGGFTGAQSGVRTVTAARSPVAQPAPAARASVPRPADPADAGAAAAAARESGAVLGQLDGLVGLDSVKREVRALTDMIEVGRRRQQAGLKAASVRRHLVFTGSPGTGKTTVARLYGEILASLGVLERGHLVEVSRVDLVGEHIGSTAIRTQEAFERARGGVLFIDEAYALAPEDSGRDFGREAIDTLVKLMEDHRDAVVVIVAGYTAEMERFLTVNPGVASRFSRTIAFGDYDPGELLRIVEQQAEEHEYRLGEGTPEALLTYFTELPKGPGFGNGRTARQTFESMVERHAGRVAQLSEPSTDELTLLFPADLPTLPTPC, encoded by the coding sequence ATGGTTCAGGGCACGGTCCAGGTGACGCACGGCGGATCTTCGCGGTGGCGGCGCCGCTCCGGTGAATATCCGACGCTGACCGCCGCGCTCGCCGTCGCGGGCGACGGAGACGTGCTGTCCATCGCCCCGGGCACCTACCGGGAGAACCTGGTGCTGCACCACGCCGTCACCCTGCGCGGGCCCGAGGACGGCTCGGGCTCGGTGCGGATCGCGCCGCTCGACGGCGTCGCGCTGACCCTGCGCGCCTCGGCCGTGGTGCAGGACCTCCACCTGGAGGGCCAGGACCGGGCGGCGCCGGCGCTGCTGGTGGAGGACGGCTCCCCCGAGCTCACCGACCTGCGCGTGAGCACCCACTCGGCGGCCGGCATCGAGGTGCGCGGCCCCGGCGCCCGGCCCCTGGTGCGCCGCTGCACCGTGGAGAACCCGGCCGGCGTCGGCATCGCCGTACTGGACGGCGGCGGCGGGGTGTTCGAGGAGTGCGAGGTCGTGGCCTCGGGACAGACCGGGTTCTCGGTCCGCGGCGGCGGCCGCCCCCGGCTGGAGCGCTGCCGCATCCACCACTCCACGGGTGCGGGCATCGCGGTCACCGGCGAGGGCTCGGGCCTGGAGGCCCTGGGCTGCGAGGTGTACGAGGTCAGGGGCGCCGGAGTGCAGATCGCCGCGCGCGCCGCAGCCCGCCTCACCGACTGCGCGGTGCACCGCACCACGGCCGACGGGGTCACGCTCGACACCGACGCCGTGCTCACCCTGGCCGGGTGCGACATCCACGACATCCCGGAGAACGCGGTCGACCTGAGGTCGCGTTCGGTGCTCACCCTCAGCCGCACCTCGGTGCGCCGGTTCGGGCGCAACGGCCTGTCCGTGTGGGACCCGGGCACCCGGGTGGACGCCGAGTCCTGCGAGATCCACGACAGCACGGGCGACTATCCGGCGGTGTGGGTCAGCGACGGGGCCACCGCCTCCCTGGACTCCTGCCGGGTGCACGACGTGCCCGACGCGCTCTTCGTGCTGGACCGGGGGTCGGCCGTCGAGGTCACCGACAGCGACCTGTCCCAGGTCCGCAACACCGCGGTCTCGGTGAGCGACGGGGCCACCGCGCGCCTCGACGACTGCCGCATCCGCGAGGCGGGCACCGGGGCCTGGTTCCGCGACCACGGCAGCGGCGGCACCCTCGCCGGCTGCACCATCGACGCCGTGCAGACCGGTGTGATCGTCACCAAGGGCGCCGACCCCGCCCTGGAGCAATGCACGGTCACCTCCCCCGCCGAGGCCGGCTTCTACGTGTCGGCGGGCGGCCGCGGCACCTTCACGGCCTGCCGGGTGACGGACAGTTCCGGTTTCGGCTTCCACGTCCTCGACGGCTGCCGCACCACGCTGACCCGCTGCCACACGGAGCGCTGCGCCCGCGGCGGCTACGAGTTCCCGGAGGACGGCCCCGTCGTCGAGGAGTGCACCGGCGACGGGTCGGGCCCGCGGCAGGCGGCCCAGCCCGCCCCGGGCGGCGGCTTCACCGGCGCGCAGAGCGGGGTCCGTACGGTCACCGCGGCCCGGAGCCCCGTGGCGCAGCCGGCCCCGGCCGCCCGGGCGTCCGTACCGCGGCCCGCGGATCCGGCGGACGCCGGAGCTGCCGCGGCGGCCGCGCGGGAGTCGGGGGCGGTGCTGGGGCAGCTCGACGGGCTCGTGGGCCTCGACAGCGTCAAGCGCGAGGTGCGGGCTCTCACCGACATGATCGAGGTGGGCCGGCGGCGGCAGCAGGCGGGCCTCAAGGCCGCCTCGGTGCGCCGCCACCTGGTCTTCACCGGCTCCCCCGGTACGGGCAAGACGACGGTCGCCCGGCTGTACGGCGAGATCCTCGCCTCCCTCGGGGTGCTGGAGCGCGGGCACCTGGTCGAGGTGTCCCGCGTGGACCTGGTGGGCGAGCACATCGGGTCCACGGCGATCCGCACGCAGGAGGCCTTCGAGCGGGCGCGCGGCGGGGTGCTGTTCATCGACGAGGCGTACGCGCTGGCCCCGGAGGACTCGGGCCGGGACTTCGGGCGCGAGGCGATCGACACGCTGGTGAAGCTGATGGAGGACCACCGGGACGCGGTGGTGGTGATCGTCGCCGGATATACGGCCGAGATGGAGCGCTTCCTGACCGTCAACCCGGGTGTGGCCTCACGGTTCTCCCGGACCATCGCCTTCGGCGACTACGACCCCGGGGAACTGCTGCGCATCGTGGAGCAGCAGGCGGAGGAGCACGAGTACCGCCTCGGGGAGGGCACCCCCGAGGCCCTGCTGACGTACTTCACCGAGCTGCCCAAGGGTCCCGGCTTCGGCAACGGCCGCACCGCGCGCCAGACCTTCGAGTCGATGGTGGAGCGGCACGCGGGGCGGGTGGCCCAGCTGTCGGAGCCGAGCACGGACGAGCTCACCCTGCTGTTCCCGGCGGATCTGCCGACGCTGCCCACCCCTTGCTGA
- a CDS encoding Rv1733c family protein, with protein MRTAMGVWRWRRNPLRRPTDLFEAWVAFAALVCVVVVAPAVGWVAGLRVDGTLQQAAYEQRQERHLVPAVVVRPAPAPAEEVSADPSAQRTAPRRTQIVASWTAPDGSSHEGTVPAAEEPPHPGDRFRLWTDARGRLVGRPLDPSAASFHAGTAGLAAAAGVAVMAVTVRRLVVRRLMHRRYIRLDRAWAAAGPDWGRADAGG; from the coding sequence GTGCGGACAGCAATGGGTGTGTGGCGCTGGCGGCGCAATCCGCTGCGCCGGCCGACCGATCTCTTCGAGGCGTGGGTGGCGTTCGCCGCGCTGGTGTGCGTCGTGGTGGTGGCTCCGGCCGTCGGCTGGGTCGCGGGCCTGCGCGTGGACGGCACGCTTCAGCAGGCCGCGTACGAACAGCGGCAGGAGCGGCACCTCGTCCCGGCCGTGGTGGTCCGGCCCGCCCCGGCCCCGGCCGAGGAGGTGTCCGCCGACCCTTCGGCACAGCGGACGGCCCCCCGGCGCACGCAGATCGTGGCCTCGTGGACCGCGCCCGACGGCAGCAGCCACGAGGGCACCGTGCCGGCCGCGGAGGAACCGCCGCACCCCGGCGACCGGTTCCGCCTGTGGACCGACGCACGGGGGCGTCTGGTGGGCCGGCCGCTCGACCCGTCGGCCGCCTCCTTCCACGCGGGGACGGCGGGCCTGGCCGCCGCGGCCGGGGTGGCCGTCATGGCCGTGACGGTCCGCCGCCTGGTCGTACGACGGCTCATGCATCGTCGGTACATACGTCTGGACCGGGCGTGGGCGGCGGCCGGGCCGGACTGGGGCCGGGCGGACGCCGGTGGCTGA
- a CDS encoding MOSC domain-containing protein yields MSKLHVQALHVHPVKSVAGTAPDEVAVEPWGLSGDRRWALIDPEGTVLTQRRHARMALASARPLGGDRIAVTAPDMAELVVEVPDPGPLEPVSLFGKKVETVVAARAAADWFSTFLGVPVRLVHLDDPAVRRPVDPDYALPGETVSLADGYPVLLTTLASLDALNSLIAQGDHPEEGPLPMNRFRPNVVVSGAEAWAEDGWQRIAIGDALFRGAKECGRCVVTTTDQRTAQRGREPLKTLARHRRIGRSLAFGRLLVPLRPGTLHVGDEVRILA; encoded by the coding sequence ATGTCGAAGTTGCACGTTCAGGCGCTCCACGTCCACCCCGTCAAGTCGGTAGCGGGGACCGCTCCCGACGAGGTGGCCGTGGAGCCCTGGGGCCTGTCCGGGGACCGGCGGTGGGCCCTGATCGATCCCGAGGGCACGGTCCTCACCCAACGCCGCCATGCCCGCATGGCCTTGGCTTCGGCGCGCCCGCTGGGCGGCGACCGGATCGCGGTGACCGCTCCCGACATGGCGGAGCTGGTCGTGGAGGTGCCCGATCCGGGTCCGCTGGAGCCGGTGTCGCTGTTCGGAAAGAAGGTCGAGACCGTGGTCGCGGCGAGGGCCGCGGCCGACTGGTTCAGCACGTTCCTCGGGGTTCCGGTTCGACTGGTGCACCTGGACGACCCGGCCGTACGTCGTCCGGTGGACCCCGACTACGCACTGCCGGGCGAGACGGTCAGCCTGGCCGACGGCTATCCGGTGCTGCTCACCACGCTGGCCTCGCTGGACGCGCTCAACTCGCTGATCGCGCAGGGGGACCATCCCGAGGAGGGTCCGCTGCCCATGAACCGTTTCCGTCCCAACGTGGTGGTCTCGGGGGCCGAGGCCTGGGCGGAGGACGGCTGGCAGCGCATCGCGATCGGCGACGCCCTCTTCCGCGGCGCGAAGGAATGCGGCCGGTGCGTCGTCACCACCACCGACCAGCGGACGGCCCAGCGGGGCAGGGAACCGCTGAAGACCCTGGCCCGGCACCGGCGGATCGGCAGGTCGCTGGCCTTCGGGCGGCTGCTGGTGCCCCTGCGGCCGGGCACCCTGCACGTCGGCGACGAGGTCCGCATCCTCGCATGA
- a CDS encoding DUF6643 family protein, translating into MTSPRSTYGGGYYSAPSFPDTPIYDSLVAERGTPQIAPIRVPAAYESPSAGYSSGGYLPALPSALPALPPATPQQQAPAYGYPYQQQAPQPMPLQNAPAPYIPQQQPVAARTGYMPQPQPQQPRPAAMATGYEAMRPAAPRPMQVPAPVAGASYEDPYGRPYQGRGY; encoded by the coding sequence ATGACCTCCCCCCGCTCCACTTATGGCGGCGGTTACTACTCCGCGCCCTCCTTCCCGGACACCCCCATCTACGACTCCCTCGTCGCCGAACGCGGCACTCCGCAGATCGCCCCGATCCGCGTCCCGGCCGCCTACGAGTCCCCGAGCGCGGGTTATTCGAGCGGTGGGTACCTGCCGGCCCTCCCGTCGGCCCTGCCCGCACTGCCCCCTGCCACCCCTCAGCAGCAGGCTCCGGCGTACGGGTACCCGTACCAGCAGCAGGCTCCGCAGCCGATGCCGCTGCAGAACGCGCCCGCTCCCTACATTCCGCAGCAGCAGCCGGTAGCGGCCCGCACCGGGTACATGCCGCAGCCCCAGCCGCAGCAGCCGCGCCCGGCGGCCATGGCCACCGGCTACGAGGCGATGCGTCCCGCCGCGCCGCGCCCCATGCAGGTGCCGGCTCCGGTGGCGGGCGCCTCGTACGAGGATCCCTACGGCCGCCCCTACCAGGGACGCGGCTACTGA
- a CDS encoding glycosyltransferase, whose protein sequence is MGLLTAASFASLAAWLWLTLAQGMFWRTDVRLPARTAPAHWPSVAIVVPARDEAEVLPLSLPSLIAQDYPGEAEVVLVDDGSTDGTGALALRIAAEQPGLPLTVASPGDPAPGWTGKLWALRHGISLARTTHATEPDFLLLTDADIAHEPDSLRELVSAATSADLDLVSQMARLRVAGPWERLVVPAFVYFFAQLYPFRRINRPSARTAAAAGGCVLLRTSAAVRAGVPDRIRQAVIDDVSLARAVQDSGGRIWLGLAERVDSIRPYPALADLWRMVSRSAYAQLRHQPLLLAGTVAGLALVYLVPPAALLAGLATGHPAAAWAGGLAWLLMAGTYLPMLRHYRQPATLAPLLPFTALLYLLMTVDSAVQHYRGRGASWKGRTYARPSDA, encoded by the coding sequence ATGGGCCTCCTCACCGCCGCGTCCTTCGCCTCCCTCGCCGCCTGGCTCTGGCTCACCCTCGCCCAGGGCATGTTCTGGCGCACCGACGTCCGGCTCCCCGCGCGCACCGCCCCCGCCCACTGGCCGTCCGTGGCGATCGTCGTACCCGCTCGGGACGAGGCCGAGGTGCTGCCCCTGAGCCTGCCCTCGCTCATCGCCCAGGACTATCCCGGCGAGGCCGAGGTCGTCCTCGTCGACGACGGCAGCACGGACGGCACCGGCGCCCTCGCCCTGCGCATCGCCGCCGAGCAGCCGGGGCTCCCGCTCACCGTCGCCTCCCCCGGCGACCCCGCCCCCGGCTGGACCGGCAAGCTGTGGGCGCTGCGCCACGGCATCTCCCTGGCCCGTACCACGCACGCCACCGAACCCGACTTCCTCCTGCTCACCGACGCCGACATCGCGCACGAACCGGACAGTCTGCGCGAACTGGTCTCCGCCGCGACCTCCGCCGACCTCGACCTCGTCTCGCAGATGGCCCGGCTGCGCGTCGCCGGCCCGTGGGAGCGGCTCGTCGTACCGGCCTTCGTGTACTTCTTCGCCCAGCTCTACCCCTTCCGCCGGATCAACCGGCCCTCCGCACGGACCGCCGCGGCCGCGGGCGGCTGCGTACTGCTGCGCACCAGCGCCGCCGTCCGGGCGGGGGTCCCCGACCGGATCCGCCAGGCCGTCATCGACGACGTCTCCCTGGCCCGCGCCGTCCAGGACTCCGGCGGCCGGATCTGGCTGGGGCTCGCGGAGCGGGTGGACAGCATCCGCCCCTACCCGGCGCTCGCGGACCTGTGGCGGATGGTCTCGCGCAGCGCGTACGCCCAACTGCGCCACCAGCCCCTGCTGCTGGCCGGGACGGTCGCCGGGCTGGCGCTCGTCTACCTGGTGCCCCCGGCAGCCCTCCTGGCGGGCCTCGCCACCGGGCACCCCGCCGCCGCCTGGGCCGGCGGCCTCGCCTGGCTGCTGATGGCCGGCACGTACCTGCCGATGCTGCGGCACTACCGCCAGCCCGCGACGCTCGCCCCGCTGCTTCCGTTCACGGCGCTGCTGTACCTCCTGATGACCGTCGATTCGGCCGTCCAGCACTACCGCGGGCGGGGAGCGTCGTGGAAGGGCCGCACCTATGCCCGCCCGAGCGACGCCTGA